The window CCCGAGTCCCGGGGAAACGTGCGGTCCCCTATGCCCGCCCCCAGCGGGGAGACGTCGGGCCGTCCGCCGTTATGGAGTATCACGGGGTCGAGGAAAGGGCCTTCTCCACCGCCTTGAGGGCCGCTTTCTGGCTGGCGGAAGCACCGCTGACCAGGTCCACCTGCAGGGACTGCTCCTCCACCACGCGTGCCATGGTTTCCTGCACCCGGGCCGCATCGGCCCGCTGCATCTTCTCCGCGTTTACCAGCTCTATCTCCACGATCTTCCCTTCCGCCACCCACACCCGCACCCTGGCGTAGACGTGGAACACGCGGTATTCGCCCTCGTATTCTCCATCCGCGAGATCACCCACCGTGATCTCCCCCGGGACCAGCTCCCGCACGGCGCTGGTGAAACGCCAGGAATAGACACCGCAGCTGGCCATGGAAACCAGGAGCAGGGAGAGGATGGCGAGCAAAGCCATCCTGGTTTTCCTAAGCCTTTTCCCGGGAGGCGGATAATAAGGGACCTTGTCGCTCACCATTCTTCTTTTAAAGCGTGAAAGGCGGAATCGTGAGTTCTTCCCCGTCATCTCGACCCTCCCTCGAATCGGCTGCGTTCGGCCAAGAACCACCATGATTATATTGCGGGAGGCGTTTCCTGTCATAATATCCAAATGGATATCAAGGGGCGCCCCGTGATCATACCCGGCATCTTCCACGGGGCTCTTCTTCGCATCTTTCTCTGTATCTTTCTCCGCGTCTTTCTCTGTATCTTTCTCCGCGTCTTTCTCCTCTTCTTTCCTCCCGTCTTTCTCCCGCAAAGAGGAAAACGCGGCTGAGCGGTGCGGCGCCCCGGAGCGCGGGCTTTCCGGGGATGCATCTTTTCTTCTGCCTTTTCTTCTGCCTTCTCTTCTGCCTTTTCTTCTGCCTTTTCTTATGCATTTTCTCGTGTCTTTTCTTGTGCGCTCCTGTCCCCGGAGGTATGGGCTTTCCATCCACACGGGTTCCGGAAGGAAACGGGGCGCGGTCCTTTGAAGTATTGTAGGAAGATTATGGTGAGGGAAGGGTGGCTTTCTCCGCCCCCGGAAAGTCTGTCGAAACATGAAGGCCCGTGGTGCGTCCTCGAGGAGGGTGAGATGGAGCGGGAAGAAGAACACGCGGTTTACGGTTTCCGCTGGGTGGTCCTGGCCTCCTTCATGCTCGTGGCCGCCGTCACCCAGTTGATGTGGCTGAACTACGCCCCCATAACCTCGCAGACCCAGGAGCTCATGGGAGTCAGCGAGTTCAGGGTGGTCCTGCTGGCGACCATGTTCCCCCTCGTATACATACCCGTTTCCATCCCCGCCGGCTTCATCATCGACCGCAAGGGCTTCCGCTTCGCCGTGCTCATCGGGGCCCTGCTTACCACGGCCTTCTCCTTCCTGCGCCTCTTCGCGGACAACTACGCCCTGGTGCTCGTGGGCATGATCGGCATCTCGCTGGGCCAGCCCTTCGTGCTCAACAGCATCACCAAGATGGTGAGCACCTGGTTCCCCACCGACGAATCCGCGCTGGCCAACGGGCTGGCTTCCCTCTCCCTCTTCCTGGGGATGATCGTCGCCCTGGCCGCCACGCCCCCCCTGCTCAAGGCCCTGGGCGAAAACGAAATAAGCTCGCTCCGCTGGGTGGTGCTTATCTACAGCCTTATCTCCCTTGCCGGACTGGTGCTCTTCGCCCTCCTGGGAAGGGCTCGTCCCCCCAGGCCTCCCAAGCGCACGGAGAAGGAGGCGCTGGGCGAGGAGGCGGCCATCAACCTGAAGGGCCTGCGTTCCCTCTTCGCCCTGCACGACTTCCGCCTCCTCTGCCTGATCATCTTCATCGGCAACGGCAGCTTCGTGGGCCTCATGCAGCTCATCGAGAAGATCCTCAAGCCCAAGGGCATAGGGACGGGGACGGCGGGGAACATCGGCGCGGTCATCGTGCTGGCGGGCGTGGTCGGCTGCATCGTCCTGCCCTCCATATCCGACAGGATCATGCGGCGCAAGCCCTTCATAGTCCTCGCTGCCCTGGCGGCGGCGCCCACCCTTTTCCTCGTGGGCGCCCTGGAAAACACCGCCCTGATCTTCATCGTCGGGGGCGTACTGGGCTTCTTCCTCCTGAGCGCCCTCCCCGTGCTCCTGGCCCTCGCCGAGGAGACCACCGGCGCCGCCCTCACGGGCACGGCAACCAGCATGCTCCTGCTGCTGGGGAACGCCGGCGGGGTGGTCATCACCATGATCATGGAAGGGATCAAGGGAGCCACCGGTGGACCCGGCGAGTCCTTCTTCTGGGCCATGGTGTTCCTTGCCCTCGCCTTCGTCGCAGCCTTCCTCGTCGCCCTGCGCCTGCGGGAAAGCGCCGAGGCCTGATACGCACGGTCGGACACCGTTGCCTGTCGATGCCTTCATTCTTCGTACCGGGTGCGTGGTCA of the Actinomycetota bacterium genome contains:
- a CDS encoding MFS transporter, which codes for MEREEEHAVYGFRWVVLASFMLVAAVTQLMWLNYAPITSQTQELMGVSEFRVVLLATMFPLVYIPVSIPAGFIIDRKGFRFAVLIGALLTTAFSFLRLFADNYALVLVGMIGISLGQPFVLNSITKMVSTWFPTDESALANGLASLSLFLGMIVALAATPPLLKALGENEISSLRWVVLIYSLISLAGLVLFALLGRARPPRPPKRTEKEALGEEAAINLKGLRSLFALHDFRLLCLIIFIGNGSFVGLMQLIEKILKPKGIGTGTAGNIGAVIVLAGVVGCIVLPSISDRIMRRKPFIVLAALAAAPTLFLVGALENTALIFIVGGVLGFFLLSALPVLLALAEETTGAALTGTATSMLLLLGNAGGVVITMIMEGIKGATGGPGESFFWAMVFLALAFVAAFLVALRLRESAEA
- a CDS encoding FMN-binding protein — protein: MALLAILSLLLVSMASCGVYSWRFTSAVRELVPGEITVGDLADGEYEGEYRVFHVYARVRVWVAEGKIVEIELVNAEKMQRADAARVQETMARVVEEQSLQVDLVSGASASQKAALKAVEKALSSTP